The window actccttatggctcacataaacccgggtatagggcctatatttctaactatgaatgtaatcgatagacaaacatacaacacaacaacatagcaaaggttatgtacaaatatggacaaacaaaagataaaaggaaacaagaacaaaaataaagaagaagtcatgataaaaacattgcacactgactgaatggcctaactctctaacaagtccTCAGCGGAGTCACCAACTGTCACAACCTGCCCTTCGACGGGGGTGCGAAAAGGCCAACACAGATGGGCAAAAGCGTTTGTCTCCGAGGGAGAAAACGAGCAGAGTCGCCACctacgtttatttgaggaaaatgttagaaaaataaaaaagacgaTGGtctatgaattttgaaaatgagggttcgggagttgtttacgcacgaggaaggtattaacaccccacgcgtccgtcccaagggatggcatcctttaatcaagtgtgcaaaacatgacttcaaaattatgtattttcccattttatgtatttgttgtgttttcccttttttatgtttatttttttttgggtcgacaggggtgttgcccttgctcctacgtatcctcagttgcgatgaggaaatcagacctacgtagttctttaagtctgaatgtttgtttGTCAAATTGTTTGTTTGTCATTTCCTTTATTCAAAAGCTTAGGGGCATAGAATTGTagtgttggatcttgaaatcctcacacatttccttcatcattttattgttcagattggtggcaTTATCAATGATAATCTTCCTGGGCAACCCATACCGGTAGATTATCTCTTTCttgatgaatctgaccaccacgcTCCTTGTCACATTGGCATATGATGctgcttcaacccatttggtaAAGTAGTCGATGGCAACCAAAATGAAGCCATGTCTATTCAAAGCCTTGGGCTCAATAGCtccaatcacatctattccccacatagagaATGGCCAAGGCGCCGTCAAGATGTTCAAAGGTACGAGCAGAGCATTGACGTTATCCACGAAAGCCTGGCACTTGTGGCACTTTCTCACATGGAAGCAACAATCGTTTTCCATAATGAGCCAGTAATACCCTGCCCTCAGAATCTTTCAGGCCATGGCATGTCCATTGGCATGTGTTCCAAAGGACCCCTCGTGCACTTCTACTAGCATCTGCTCAGCTTctctggcatccacacatcgaagCAAAACCATATCATGGTTCCTCTTGTATAGGATATTTCCACTTAGGAAAAATCCGGCTGCCAACTTCCACAACGTTCTCTTGTCGTTGTCAGAGGCCTCCCGTGGGTATTCCTTGTCTTCGATGTATCACTTGATATCGAAGTACCAAGGTTTACCATCTTGCTCCTCTTCTATGAAGGAGCAATGTGTAGGTTTACCACGACATCTAAACTTGATGTACGACAACCAAAGTGGTAAGGGCATCGGCCATCTGATTCTCTTCTCTGGGAATGTAATGAAAGGAGATATTGTCGAAGTACCCTATCAGTTTTCTGATGTAAGCCTGGTAGGGTATCAACGTGTGATCCCTAgtctcccattctcctctcaattGATGGATCACCAAGGCTGAGTCTCCATATACCTTGAGCAACTTGACCTTGAAGTCAATTGTCGCTTGGATCCTCAGGGTGCACGCCTCATACTCAGCCATGTTGTTCTTGCAGTCAAAGCCCAATCTAGCTATGAAGGGTGTACATTGGTCGTCGAGGGTAACCAAAACTGCCCTTACTCCGTGGCCTAGTGCGTTGGACGCGCCATTGAACCACACGATCCATTTATCCCTATCTTCATCCTCTACTTCCTCCTTgaacaaggtcatgatgtcctcatctgggAATTCTGGATGCATTGGTTGGTAGTCATTGATGGGCTGTTGAGCCAGGTAATCtaccaaggcgcttccctttattgCCTTTTGAATGACATAAACAATGTCAAATTTTGACAGCAGAACCTGCCACCGAGCGATCCGCTCGGTGAGAGTGGGTTTTTCAAAtatgtacttgaccgggtccatcttagacaccaaccaagtggtgtagctcagcatgtactgccttaaacGGTGGGCTGCCCACACCAGGGCGCAACATGTCCTTTCGAGCAaagagtagttcatctcacatgcCGTGAACTTCCTGCTTAGATAATAGATGACCCATTCCCTCTTTCCGGACTCGTTATGCTACCCTAACATACACCTCATCGACTCATCCAACACAGTCATATATAAGATGAGGGGTCTTCCGGGTACCAGTGGCAcaagcacaggaggattcataaggcttCGCTTAATCCTTCTGAACACTACTTGGCAGTCGTCGTTCCACTAGGCAGACTGGTTCTTACGCAATAGCTTGAAGAGAGGCTCACAAGTAGCAGTTAGCTGCAATATGAACCTCGCTATGTAGTTCAGACATCGTAGGAAGCCTCAGACCTACTTCTTAGTGTGTAGCTCAGGCATTTCGAGGATAGCTTTCACCTTGTctgggtccacctctatcccctTCTGGCATACAATAAAGCCAAGCAACTTTCCTGACTTGACCCCAAAAGTGCATTTTGCGGGATTCAACCTTAATCGATACTTACGCAACCTCTCAAACAACTTTCATAAGGTGACAatgtgttcctcctcggtctttgatttggcaatcatatcatccacatagacctcaatttctttgtgcatcatgtcatggaataatGCTACCATAGCCTGTTGGTAGGTTGCCCCAGCGTTCTtaagcccaaaggacatcactttgtaGAAGAAcattccccacagggtgacgaagatCGTCTTTTACATGTCCTCcagtgccatctttatttggttGTAGCTCAAGAACCCTTCCAtggaagaaaacaaagcaaaattggtCGTGATATCTACGAGGACATCGATGTGCAGtaaaggaaagttatcctttggactggctcggtttagaTCCCGATAGTCCACGCACATTCACACTTTCCCATCCTTCTTGGGGATAGacacaatgttggcaa of the Glycine max cultivar Williams 82 chromosome 13, Glycine_max_v4.0, whole genome shotgun sequence genome contains:
- the LOC102663406 gene encoding uncharacterized protein, with amino-acid sequence MENDCCFHVRKCHKCQAFVDNVNALLVPLNILTAPWPFSMWGIDVIGAIEPKALNRHGFILVAIDYFTKWVEAASYANVTRSVVVRFIKKEIIYRWRLCSFSPSETNAFAHLCWPFRTPVEGQVVTVGDSAEDLLES
- the LOC112998710 gene encoding uncharacterized protein, coding for MDPVKYIFEKPTLTERIARWQVLLSKFDIVYVIQKAIKGSALVDYLAQQPINDYQPMHPEFPDEDIMTLFKEEVEDEDRDKWIVWFNGASNALGHGVRAVLVTLDDQCTPFIARLGFDCKNNMAEYEACTLRIQATIDFKVKLLKVYGDSALVIHQLRGEWETRDHTLIPYQAYIRKLIGYFDNISFHYIPREENQMADALTTLVVVHQV